One Bifidobacterium crudilactis genomic region harbors:
- a CDS encoding alpha/beta hydrolase family protein has product MSALKRLISAACSSLVMLLLLVVLGSLMTSPTGITANTEHVTVQSPDTGIAASGFTVPHEGSYQTKESRITIRLNDAVSIHAVVREPIGASGARPACLFLHGAGTGDSSEVYGDVASAMASAGIVTLVPDKRLDNYSTLHRDYPQMAEDYGRSFDTLKHWPGVNAQKTGLYAESEGTWISSIITANRKDVAFSILTSAPVVSGRQQMTMAASTYFADSGAPRSLINDVPKLTSMDFSALGLEYANFDSTPYLSKLTQPVLVNYGTGDLSMPIEQGAQTILKQTASAGNSNVTVRYYPANHQMRTGSHLSRPGLPLESSYTRNLEDWINSVTMGATASDWSTPMIAGAQPSQRYSAPTSVSPGIISSLGVLLTLLGLALGASVLCGLCAAGVGINSRIRSRGRRSQQEGSGRLPGFGQGIAAPLTLLVSLSTLSLLATLWYVGSSAVQALSLHHASVAFSGVWTMLRVAAIILVLLFGWLCSSMIAGIGHGNGSSAQIRQDVRIAHGSGHLAVVLLGLVASVLVMISLAFWGLYTL; this is encoded by the coding sequence GTGTCTGCTTTGAAACGACTAATTTCCGCCGCCTGTTCATCATTGGTCATGCTCCTCCTGCTGGTTGTCCTCGGGTCGTTGATGACCTCGCCAACAGGAATCACAGCGAATACCGAGCATGTCACGGTGCAATCACCTGATACCGGAATCGCGGCAAGCGGATTCACGGTCCCTCACGAGGGCAGCTATCAGACCAAGGAAAGTCGAATCACCATCCGGCTCAATGATGCCGTCAGCATTCATGCCGTCGTCAGAGAGCCCATCGGAGCCTCAGGCGCACGACCGGCGTGTCTCTTCCTGCATGGCGCGGGAACCGGTGATTCCTCGGAAGTCTACGGCGATGTGGCTTCCGCGATGGCATCCGCCGGAATCGTGACCTTGGTGCCGGATAAACGCCTTGACAACTATTCCACGCTCCATCGTGACTATCCACAGATGGCCGAAGACTACGGCAGGTCTTTCGATACACTCAAACACTGGCCGGGGGTGAACGCGCAGAAGACGGGTCTGTATGCGGAGTCCGAAGGGACTTGGATTTCCAGCATCATCACCGCGAACCGCAAGGATGTCGCATTCAGCATCCTGACTTCAGCTCCGGTCGTTTCGGGCCGACAGCAGATGACCATGGCGGCAAGCACCTATTTTGCCGACAGCGGCGCTCCTCGAAGCCTCATCAACGATGTGCCCAAACTCACTTCGATGGATTTCAGCGCACTGGGCCTTGAATACGCGAATTTCGATTCCACGCCATATCTGAGCAAACTCACCCAGCCTGTTCTGGTGAATTACGGCACCGGAGACCTCTCGATGCCCATCGAGCAAGGCGCGCAAACCATCCTCAAACAAACGGCGTCCGCAGGGAACAGCAACGTCACCGTTCGGTACTATCCCGCGAATCATCAGATGAGGACGGGCAGCCATCTCTCTCGCCCCGGACTGCCGTTGGAATCCTCGTATACCAGGAATCTCGAGGATTGGATCAACAGTGTGACGATGGGGGCCACCGCATCGGATTGGTCGACTCCCATGATTGCAGGAGCTCAGCCCTCACAGCGGTACAGCGCTCCAACTTCAGTGTCCCCCGGAATAATATCTTCACTCGGCGTGCTGCTGACACTGCTCGGCCTGGCTCTGGGAGCATCCGTCCTGTGCGGGCTGTGTGCGGCAGGCGTGGGCATCAACTCGCGGATTCGCTCTCGTGGTCGACGATCGCAGCAGGAAGGTTCAGGAAGATTGCCCGGTTTCGGCCAGGGCATCGCAGCACCTCTGACCCTGCTGGTATCGCTGTCGACTCTGAGCCTGTTGGCGACGCTATGGTATGTGGGCTCTTCCGCAGTGCAGGCTCTGAGCCTTCATCATGCGAGCGTTGCATTCAGCGGCGTGTGGACCATGTTGCGCGTGGCGGCCATCATCCTCGTGCTGCTGTTCGGCTGGCTATGCTCATCCATGATTGCTGGAATCGGCCATGGAAACGGGTCCTCAGCACAAATTCGCCAAGATGTCCGCATCGCACATGGCTCGGGTCATCTGGCGGTCGTGCTCCTTGGATTGGTGGCTTCGGTGCTGGTCATGATCTCACTCGCCTTCTGGGGTCTTTACACGCTGTAA
- a CDS encoding DUF4125 family protein, with the protein MIPATTPASSTEQTTSTTPASAQEKLRHLAEHVVRLEWSQFQRVNNEGGPASCQSNWTVFHQMRISQFLAWPYDLLSSYLRDLEQAKTEGRNLLTEKYGRMMASTAPEEFHQSVEAYLPRLSAQRRTRQERIIVIQLGWAQDFMQRFPALGASMRTLRTTDDSAEQTSFETYLRGELGTYSDATLNLYESMMQGLLERGCNLTESIVDNTMRITGFSSLQEAERSFQQQSSS; encoded by the coding sequence ATGATTCCTGCAACAACACCAGCAAGCTCCACCGAGCAGACGACATCCACAACCCCGGCAAGCGCACAGGAGAAGCTCCGGCATCTCGCCGAACACGTGGTGCGGCTGGAGTGGTCGCAGTTCCAACGGGTCAACAATGAAGGCGGACCCGCAAGCTGCCAGAGCAATTGGACCGTATTCCATCAGATGAGGATCAGCCAGTTCCTTGCATGGCCTTACGACTTGCTCTCCAGCTATCTCCGCGACCTCGAACAGGCCAAAACCGAGGGGCGCAACCTGCTGACCGAAAAATACGGCAGGATGATGGCTTCAACCGCCCCCGAGGAATTCCACCAAAGCGTGGAGGCGTATCTCCCTCGCCTCTCGGCTCAGCGCAGAACCCGCCAGGAGCGCATCATCGTCATACAGCTCGGCTGGGCCCAGGATTTCATGCAACGCTTCCCCGCTCTCGGAGCCTCCATGCGCACGCTGCGCACCACGGACGACAGCGCCGAACAGACGTCATTTGAAACCTACCTACGGGGAGAACTCGGCACCTACAGTGACGCCACGCTGAATCTCTACGAATCCATGATGCAAGGTCTGCTGGAGCGCGGATGCAACCTCACGGAATCCATTGTGGACAACACCATGCGCATCACGGGTTTCAGCTCCCTGCAGGAGGCGGAACGGTCTTTTCAGCAGCAATCGAGCAGCTGA